One Enterobacter asburiae genomic window, GCGACGCTGGTGACGCTGACCGTGTTACCCGCGTCGTTTAGCCTGCTGCTACAGTGGGGCGCTCAGCGCAACGCCACAGAAGACGGACAGCGCTGAGGCCCCACCGTTTCCCGGCAGATTACGCCTCGGTCAGCGCAAAACGGTTTTTCAGGACATGGCGGATTTCCTCCTCCGCCAGCTGCCGCGTTTCAGTGCCGTTCGCCGTGATGGTTTTCAGCACATCGCCCAGTAAAATCTGGCGCCCTTCCGGGCTGTGCTGCACCACCACCCGCTTCTGCACAAAGATGGCATCCGGGTGCGTGGAGTTAAGGTAGTTGGCCGGGACGAAATCAATCCATTCCTGAGGCGTGAGATCAAAGCCGTATTGCCGGGCCCATTCTCCCTCAACCTTCGCCTCAAGCAGATATTCGCCCTCCGCGCTGCGGCTTAGCCGAAACGTGTCGAAATCCTGCGTGATTTCCACATTAAGCGTGTCCAGCGCCATCGGCGCGCGAATGCCGTAGCTGCCAAACCCGAGATCGCAGAGCCACTGTCGGCTATCTACCTCAGCGATGAGCGCCATATGGGTTTTCGGCCGCCGCGCGGGGTAGAACATCGGGCGCGCCGCCACGAAGCGGTAAGGTATTCCTAACGCCTCCAGCGCCATGGCAAAAAGCCCGTTCACCTCGTAGCAGTAGCCGCCGCGCCCCTGCGTTAAGACCTTATCGGCAATGTCGTCTGGTGCCAGCGAGACAATTTTACCCGCCTGCACGTCCAGATTCTCAAAGGGAACGGAAAAGAGCTGATGACGCATCAGCGCATGCAGGGTGGCCGTATCGGCAGCCGCCGGTCCGGTGTAGTTTATGCGTTTGAAATAGGTGGAAATGTTGAAATTATCGCTGTGCATAATGCCTCCTTGTCCTGAACATGTCGGACACTATAGATGGCGCGCATCATTGGCTGTATAGTCAGTTTTATCGAAAATTAGCCTGAACAGATACCCATGTCTGCCCCGTCCCAGTCGTCCCCACACTATCGCCGAATTGCCGAGATGCTGCGCCTCACGCTCACGTCTGGCGCGCTGCGCGTCGGTGACAGGATGATCTCCGCACGCAAACTGGCCGAGCGCGAGCACGTTAGCCTTCCGACGGCGCTGGAGGCCCTTCGCTGCCTGGAGGCTGAAGGGCTGATCGTTGCGCGCCCGCGTTCAGGTTATTACATCCGCCAGACCAGCCTGCCACCGCGCGTAGAGCCCGCGCGTTCCTCACCAGGCCCGGTCCCCGTCACCCTGTCCGCCGTGGCCCGGTCGCTGTTCAGCAGTGCAGAAGCCAGGCTGATCCCGCTGGGCGCCGCCCTGCCCGATCCCGCGTGGCTGCCGGGAGACGCGCTGCAGCGGGCATTGCACTCTGCGGGCCGTCGTCTGGACGCGCATGGACAGAGCTACAGCCTGCCTCCGGGAAGGGGGGATTTGCGAAGTAAGATTGCCGCCCGTTCTGCACAGTGGGGAGCCCGGTTCGGCGCGGACGATCTCATTATTACCGCAGGCGCGACGCAGGCGCTGCGCCTGGCCCTTCGGGCCGTGTGCCAGCCGGGCGATGTCGTGGCGATTGAGCAGCCAGCCTACTTTGGCACGCTTCTGCTGCTGGAGGATTTAAGCCTGAAGGCCTTAGCGATCCCCACCGACCCTGTCGACGGCCTGCTGCTGGAACCGCTGGCGGACGCCATTCGCTGCCACCGCCCTGCTGCCGTTCTGGCCTCGCCCACCGTGCAAAACCCGTTGGGTGCCAGCATGCCCGTCGCCCGCAAGCAGGAGCTGGTTGCCCTGCTTGAAGAGGCGGGAATTCCTTTGATTGAGGACGATGTTTACGGTGACCTGGTCGGCGAGGGGCAACGTCCTCCGGCCTGCAAGGCGTTCGACCAGAGCGGGAATGTGATTTACTGCAGTTCTCTGTCTAAAACGCTTGCGCCGGGCTGGCGAATCGGCTGGATTGCCGCCGGACGCTACCACCCGCAGGTCTTACAGGCCCGCATGGCCGGAGACTGGGCCGGTACGCCGCTGCTGGAAGCCGCGGCGAGCGAGATGCTGGCAAGCGGCGACTACGATCGCCACCTGCGGCGGCTAAAGCGCCGGGTCGCAGAGGGTGTTTTAGCCGTCGTCGCACAAGTCGAGGCCAGTTTCCCACCCGGTACGCGCGTTAGCGTACCCGCAGCCGGTTTCCTGCTGTGGGTAGAACTGCCTCAGCAGGTCAACGCGCTGGAGGTGCACCGTCGCGCGCTGGCGCTGGGCATTGGCGTCAGCCCTGGTCCCCTGTTTTCCCCGGCCGCGGAGTTAACGCACTTTCTGCGGCTGAACTGCGCAAACGAACCTACGCCCCGCCTGCTGAACGCCGTGGACCAGATTGGCGCGCTGTGTCACGAGCTGGCTGTTTTCACACCAGACTCTCCAGCCACTCGGTAAAGACCCGCACCTTGCGGGAGAGATGACGGTGTGGATAGAGCAGTGACAGATTGCGGTCCGGCGAGCGATAGTCTGGCAAGACTTCAACCAGAAGGCCGCGGTCAATGTAAGGCTGAAGAAAAAGATTCATCCCCTGCATTAACCCCAGCCCGGCAAGGCCTGCCGCGATGTAGGCCTCGGAGTTATCCACGACAAGCTTACCGGGAAGTTTAATCTCCGCGACGCCTTCCGGCGTGGTAAACGTCCACGGATGAATTTGTCTGCTGCGGTTATTAATCCAGTTGATGGCCTGATGTTGCCGTAAATCATCCGGCGTTTCTGGCGTACCGTGTTTTGCCAGCCAGGCCGGGCTGGCGCAGGTCGTGATTTTGATGTTCCCGATTTTACGCGCGATATACTCGCCGTCCTCCAGCTCTCCCACCCGCAGCACGCAGTCCAGGCCATCCCGCAGCATATCCCGACGGCGGTCAGAGCTGCTCAGAATGATGTCGATCTCAGGATGCTGACGATAAAAATCAGGCAGATTGGGGATGACCCGCAGCGTGGCAATAGAGACCGGCATATCCACACGCAGCTGACCGTGTATTGCCCGGTCCGTACCAAACGACTCCAGTAATTCGTCCGCCTGCGCCAGCAGGGGTTTACTCCGGCGGTAAAACGCTTCCCCATCCGGCGTCAGGCTAATCCGACGCGTTGTGCGCTGCAGTAGCCGCGTGCCGCTGTGCTGCTCCAGAAGCTGTAACGCTTTGGTGACCGCCGGACGATGGATCTGCAGATTCTCCGCTGCCTGGGTAAGGCTGCCTGACTCGACAATTTCAATAAAAATTCGAATAGCTTCAAAGAGGTTTATTTGCATAAGGGACGCTTTTGCCGCGAGCAGGATAAAATGATTGTTACTAATTTTATAACAGTGATGAATCTTTTTGGCTATTTTTCCTAACAATCCTGCGCCATACACTCTTCCCCATTCAAACGTAAGGAAGAGTCTGCTATGAAAAATAACCGTATTTGTCAGATCCTGGGTATCGAAAAACCTGTTATTCAGGGGCCGTTATCCTGGCTCACGGATGCCCGTTTAGTCGCTGCGGTCAGCAATGCCGGAGGGCTCGGCGTGCTGGGGCCCAATGCCGGTTTAACCGCCGACACCGCGGTGTCCACGCCGGAAGAGACCGCCGAAAAAATGCGCGAAGAAATTCGTAAAACCAAACGGCTGACCGAAAAGCCCTTTGGCGTGAACCTGATCCCCACGGCCGTTAATGACGTCTGGACAGGGCCGATCCTTCAGGTGGTGAAAGACGAAGGCGTCAGGGTCGTGGTGTATACGGGCTATGGGGAAGGCAGCATTATTCCCGCACTGTTCAGCGAGTTAAAGGAGGCGGGTATCGCCATTATCTACCGCGACATCAACCCAACGCCGGAGAACACCCGCCTCGCGGAAGAAATGGGGGCTGACATTATCGTCGCCACCGGTTTTGATGAGGGCGGAACGTTACCCGCAACGGTGCTTGGCACCTTTTCCATCGTGCCGCTGATTGCCGATGCCGTGAAGCACGTCCCGGTGATGGCCGCGGGCGGCATTACCGATAATCGCACCGCCAGAGCGGCGCATGCATTGGGTGCGGAAGGCGTGTTTGCCGGGTCGGTCTTTATCAGCACGGAAGAAAGCCGCGTGCCGCAGGGGGTCAAAGAGAAAATTGTTGCCGCCAACGGCCTCGATTTGCTGCTTTTCCGCACCGTGCCCCACTACTACCGCTCTCTTCCCGGCAAGCTGGCGGAAAAACTGGCGGCGATGGATAAAGCAGGCGCAAGTAACGAAGCGCTGGGCAAGGCGATGGGAGGATTACGGGGCCTGCGTCTTGGCATGCTGGAAGATAACACCGATGAAGGCTATATCGCGCTCGGCACGGGGATTGGAAACATCCGCAGCGTGAAAAGCGTGGCCGAGGTTGTTAATGCGTTAACGGTTGAGTAAGTGCCCCGGCGTCCTGGCCTGCACCAGGACGCCCAGGTTCATCAGGGAATAATCCGTGCGGCTCTCAGCTGCGCGAACAGGCTGAAAAACATCTCATCAGTCGCCTGCATTTGCGTAAAACCCGCCCTGCGCAGCTTGCTCCCGTCACCGAACATGTCGTAATCCCAGCTAAAGACAAAATCGGCAAACCGCCCGTCGCTCAGCTGCAGAATATCCGCTTCCACCAGCCGCGCTTCGGCAAGCTCGCGCCATACCCCGCGATAGTCGTTAAACAGCTGATGAAATGACAACCTCACCGGCGGCGCAGAGTCCAGTTCAAACCAGCGTGCAATGCGCGGCCACAGTTCGCTCCAGCGCCAGACATCGCCATTGTTTACGTTGAAGGCCTGATTCTGTGCCGCAGGTGACGTGGCGGCCCACAGGGTTGCCTCGGCCAGCAGCCCGGCGTCGGTATGGTCAACGATGCTGAGCCAGGCCTGTTCCGAACCGGGAAAACGCAGCGGTAAACCCAGCACCTTGCACAGGGAGGCGTACAGGGCGATGCTCAGCGCAAGGTTCATGGTATTGCCCGATACCGCACTCCCCACCACGCCCGGCCTGATGGCATTCCAGTGCCAGCCTTTCCCCCGCTGAAACTGGCTGAGCCACGTGAGTTGCGCGGCGTTAAATTCGACACCCGGTACGCCGGGATCGCTTTCCCGCGCCGGGGTTTTAAACGGCCCAAGATGTGCACCATAAACTTTATACCCCTGCATCAGGCTTACCGTCTGCAAAGGCGCCGTTTTTTCGTGGGTGCTGACCAGATTACGCAGCATGGTGACGTTCGGCTCAACCATGTCCGTCCAGTTCGCCGCGTTCGCCCAGGCGCTGTAAAAGATATGGGTGACACCGTTCAGGGCGTGCAGCGCCCGCGCGGTGTCCTGCGCATCCAGTAAATCGACGTTCACCACGGGAATGCCGTCCGGGTGGGCTACCGCGTGGCGACTGAGGCCGATCACCTCCCACTGATGGTGCAGAAGGGTGTTGACCAGCTGCCTGCCGACAATGCCGCTGGCGCCCGCGACCAGGGCGACGTTGTGTTGCTGCATCTTATTCATGGTGTTTCTCCGTAAAGGGTGACAGACGCAGTGTGATCTATTATTTTTTTTGGAGATATCCCCTGAAACCGATGGCACTTATAAGCAGAATCATTAAATGAATAATAAGCTCACTGCCATTTACACCTTTCTACGCGTCGCTGAAGCGGGCTCGTTTTCGGCGGCCGCCCGTCAGACCGGTATTAAGCAGTCCGCCGTCAGTCAACAGATCGCGGCGCTTGAGGAATCACTGGGTGTGGTACTGCTGCACCGTACGACGCGTACGATGAAGCTGACCGAACAGGGTGAACGTTACCGGCGAGATATGCAGCTCGTGCTGGATGCCATGGGGGAAGCGGAGAGGCGTTTACATCCTGTCGACCCTGGCGTTCAGGGACGCGTCCATGTCCAGCTACCGAGCGGCCTGGGGCAAATTTTTTTGCCGCATCTGCTGGCGCTACAGCGCCTTCATCCCGAACTGCAGCTCAAGATTTCCCTGGATGACCGCCTTGCCGATCTGGTGACGGAGGGCGTGGATGTCGCGATACGGCTGGGCAGTGAGCCTCCGCAGGCGCACGCGGCTCGCGTGCTGGCGCGTATTGAAGCCGCGCTGTTTGCCGCTCCCGGTTTTCAGGCGGTACACGCCGTCAGCGAGCTGGCAACGCTGCCACACGTACGGTTCAGCGCTATTCCACTGGATGCCCCCCTGCGCCTGATTGCTGACGAGGAAACGGTCGAGGTCAACGTGAATACCGTTTTCCGTGCCAACACCAGCGACGCGCTGCTGCAGGCGCTGGAGTCAGGCATCGGTATCGGCGGCATGCAGCGACCGCTCGTGGCCAGGGCGCTGCAGGCGGGCACGCTGGTACCGGTGCTGCCCCACTGGCGGTTACCCGATCGCTTCCTCTATGCCGTTTATCCTGACGCACGCTTTATTCCGCAGCGCGTCAGAAAGGTCGTCAGCGTGATTGAGAAGTTACTGCCTGAAATAATAAAGAAAAACTGATTGTTTCCGCCGTAAATCACGTGCATTTTTTACCCGCAAGGAATAGAGTGTTTTTACCGTATCCCCTCTTTCTGGAGCACGTATGCCGGATTACTGTTTTTTCCAAAAAGGCCCGAACCTCATTGCGATCGAGAGCGCAAACACCGATGCGGCCGCTCAGCTCATCGCTCAGGGGTTTGAAAAACAGTTTGAGGAGATCGGCGCTGCGGATGAAAAAGAGGCGCTTACCCGCCTTGCGGATATCCGTAAAAATAATGAGATCGATCGCCATAACTTCCTGGCCGGAGCGGGCGAAATGCCGCTGATCGGCGCGCTGGCGGCTGCGGCAACCTGGTTGGTGCAAAAGAAATAACGCAACCATCCTCTACTTCGCCACCGGCAAATCGGCGTACCGCGTCGTATAGGCCGGTGACAGCATCTCACGCTTCATCGCCCAGGATTTCTCAATACCCTGCCCGGCGAACCATATCTTCCCTTTACCGGAATGATTTACGCTGTCCATCATCGCCATCAGCGCCGCGCTGTTGGCGCGCAGACGATTATCGTCAAACAAATTCAGCTGGGCGACGCCGCTGCTGAAAAAGTCCGCCAGCATGACCCCGGCTTTCATATAGCGATATCCGTCGAGCCATATACGCCCCAGCGCCTCCGTGGCGGCGCGGATGATATCACGCGAGTCATTGGTGGGCGTCATCAGGGTGACAGAAGCCTGATTGCCGTAATAAATTTCGTTGTCCGCGTGCGGGCTGGTGCGCACAAACACGCTGATAAAACGACAGTATTGATGCTCGCCGCGCAGTTTTTCCGCAGCGCGTTCCGCGTAGGCGCAAATGGCCTGGTGCATCTCCTCGTACTGCGTAATACGGTGTCCAAACGAACGGCTACAGATAATTTGCTGCTTCGTGGGGGTGAACTCTTCCAGATCAAGACAGGGCTCACCGCGAAGCTCGCGGGCCGTCCGTTCCAGTACCACGTTGAAATGTTTGCGAATGACCCAGGACGACGCTTCCGCCAGCTCCAGCGCCGTGGTAATGCCCATCGCGTTCAGTTTTTTCGTGATGCGCCGCCCTACCCCCCACACCTCCTCTACCGGAACCTTTGCCAGCAGCTTACGCTGCCGCTCGTGGCCTGAGAGATCGACCACGCCGCCCGTGCTGGCCCAGCGTTTCGCCGCATAGTTGGCCAGCTTCGCCAGCGTTTTGGTCGGGGCAATACCGACGCCAACGGTTAAGCCCGTATTTTTAAAGACCTGCGTGCGCATCTGGTGACCGAACGCTTCCAGAGACAGGCAGTGACTGACCCCTGAAACGTTCACGAACGCCTCATCAATGGAGTAAATCTCTATTGCCGGGGCGAGATCGGTCAGCGTCTGCATGACCCGACTGCTGAGATCGGCATACAGCGCATAGTTCGAGCTAAAGACGTAAACCCGCGACGGGTATAGCTTTTCTTTGAATTTAAAATACGGCTCCCCCATTTTTATGCCGAACTGCTTTGCCTCCCGCGACAGTGAAATAATGCAGCCGTCGTTATTGGACACCACCACGATGGGTTTCCCCTCCAGATCGGGGCGGAATACCCGCTCGCAGGAGGCATAGAAGCTATTCACATCAACCAGCGCGAACATGTTTATGCGTTTTGAGCGTGTGGGTGACGACGCCGAAGATCTGCAGCTCCTCTTCGGACTGAAAGGTAATCGGCTGATAGCGGGCATTATGCGCCAGAAGTCTCAGAACCGGACGGGTCTGTAGCTCTTTCACCGTAAACTCACCGGCGACCGACGCCACGACAATATCCCCATGTTCGGCATTTAACGAACGATCGACCACCAGCAGATCGCCGTCGCCGATCCCCGCCCCAATCATGGAGTCTCCACTCACCTTGATAAAATAGGTCGCACTGGGGTGCCTTACTGCCAGCCGGTTAAGATCGAGACGATCCTCCACATAATCCTGCGCCGGGCTGGGAAACCCACAGGCAACACGTTCTAAAAATAAAGGTAATTCAATGATTTGTTTTGGTTGATAAGAAAAGAGAGTGTCCATAATGCCTTTCTCGCCAGATACTGTATATAAATACAGTATTACGGATTATGGACAAGGATCAAGGTCATTTCCGGAGGCGAACCCAAACGCGTTGAAGTTTGAGCGGTTTTAATTAAGCAACATCGCCTGCGTTAACAGGCCTGACAGTATAAGTCATATAAAAGTCATTTGGTTTATGACTTACAAAAATAACATCACTACGCAATAACTACATATTGACTTTAAAGTCAGATAAAAGCATATTTTACGGCACGAATTAACAAGACTTACTGGAGAATATTTTCCATGCCAGCCCGTGACTATCCAGACAAGCGTGTTGCACGCGGTCTGGCAAAGGAGGCCGATCTCAGGATGCTGAGCGCCCGCATCGATCCCGACCTGATGGAGTACATCAGAACCACCGCCTTTGAGACGCGTAAAAGTAAGCAAGAGATTGTGGCGGAAGCGTTAGCGCTCCACAGGCAGAAAAGTCAGACAGGAGCCTAAGCGCGCAAAGCCGGAAGTCCCCTTCGGGCTTTGCGCATATTACGTTTAATCTATCAGCGAATTCAGCGTTTCCAGCGCTTCAGGCGGCAACCGCAGCTCCCCCGCCGCGAGGTTTTGCCGCAGATGCGCCACGGAAGAGGTGCCAGGGATCAGCAGAATATTCGGGGAACGCTGCAGCAGCCATGCCAGCGCTACCTGCATTGGCGTTGCGCCCAGTGAATCCGCGACGGCCTTCAGCCCGGAAGATTGCAGTGGCGTAAAGCCGCCCAGCGGGAAGAACGGCACATACGCAATCCCCTGCTGCGCAAGCAGATCCACCAGCGCGTCATCCCCCCGGTTCACAATGTTGTACATGTTCTGCACGCACACCACCGGGACCATCTTCTGCGCTTCCGCGACTTGGGTGGCCGTGACGTTGCTCAGGCCAATATGCCGCACCAGCCCCTGCTGCTGTAATTCGGCCAGGGTGGAGAGCGGTTCAGCAATTGACCCTTCCGCTGGCCCGTGCGCGCTAAACATGATCCGCAGATTCACCACGTCCAGCACGTCCAGCTGCAGATTACGCAGGTTGTCATGCACCGCCTGGGTCAGTTCCTGCGCGGAAAAGGCCGGCAGCCAGGCGCCTTTGTCGTCGCGACGGGCGCCAATCTTGGTGACAAGCGTCAGATCGTCCCGGTACGGGTGAAGCGCCTCGCGGATCAGCTGGTTAGTAACATGGGGACCATAAAAATCACTGGTATCAATGTGGTTCACCCCCGCCGCCACCGCTTCGCGCAGCACGTCCAGCGCGGCCTGCTTGTCCTTCGGTGGACCAAAGACGCCCGGCCCGGCGAGCTGCATCGCACCGTAGCCCAGTCGTTTAACCGTCCGCGTCCCGAGCGCGTACGTCCCGCTTTTATCAATGCTGCTCATGTTAACCTTCCTCATAAAAATGATCCGGATTTACAACAGGTTCCCTCAAAGAACCTTTAGTTAAGCGCGAGTTAATTAAAGTTTAAATTCTCTACGACGATAGTAATGAAGTACCCCTGCATCTTCTCTAACGGACGACCGCTATGCTGAAAAATCTGCACGTGATTACCGGTATTATCTTTGCCCTCACCATATTCTGTCTGCTGCAAGTTGTCACGGGAGGGTTGTTCTACTCTGCCGTCAGTAACGATCGCCATAACTTCCAGAACTCCGGCGTGCTCAATGCCCAGCAGGAAAGCCTGAGCGACAGCGTGAACACGCTGGTGAAAACGCGCGTCACCGTCACCCGCGTGGCGATCCGCTATCTGAAAAACCAGCGCGACCCGGCTTCCCTTGCGGCGATCAATAAGCTGCTTGGCACCGCAGCCGACTCGCTGGCAAAAGCCGAAGCCTATAACAAAGAGTGGCAGAAACTGCCGCAGGTTAAGGGCCAGGAGGCGGCATTAACCGACGAGATGCAGAAGTCCTGGAACCAGATGCACGAGGTGATGCGCTTATCGATTGAGTATCTGCGTGCCGACAACTATCAGGCCTATGGCGATCTGGACGCGCAGCAGGCGCAGGACGAGATGGAAGCGGTCTATAACCGCTGGCGCGCCGAAAACAACACCCTGCTGAAGGCCGCAACCGAAGAGAACCAGAGCAGCTTCACGCAGATGCAGTGGACGCTGGCGGCGATTCTGCTCGCCGTTATCGCGGTTCTGGTGGTCATCTGGCAGGGTTTACAGCACCTGCTGTTAAAACCACTCCACTCCATTATGAACCATATTCGCGCCATTGCAGGGGGCGACTTGACGCAGGATATCGCCATCTCTGGCCGCAACGAGATGGGGCAGCTGGCCACCGGCCTGCATGAGATGCAGCAGTCGCTGGTGACCACCGTCAGCGCCGTACGTGGAAGTACCGACTCCATCTACACCGGTGCAGGCGAAATTGCCGCAGGAAGCAACGATCTTTCCGCCCGCACCGAGCAGCAGGCCGCCTCGCTGGAAGAGACCGCCGCCAGCATGGAAGAGCTGACCGCGACCGTGAAGCAGAACTCCGATAACGCCCGTCAGGCCACGCTGCTGGCGAAAAACGCCTCTGAAACGGCCGCGCGCGGCGGTCACGTCGTGGATAACGTGGTTCGCACCATGAACGAAATCGCCGACAGTTCGCAGCAAATCGCGCATATTACCGGCGTGATTGACAGCATCGCGTTCCAGACCAACATTCTGGCGCTTAACGCAGCGGTGGAAGCGGCGCGCGCCGGGGAACAGGGGCGCGGTTTTGCGGTTGTTGCAGGCGAAGTCCGTACGCTGGCGAGCCGCAGCGCGCAGGCGGCGAAAGAGATCAAAGGGCTTATTGAGAACTCCGTCAGCCGGGTGAATACCGGTTCTGAGCAGGTCAGCGAGGCTGGCACCACCATGAAGGAAATTGTCGCCGCCGTCACCCGCGTGACCGATATCATGGGTGAGATTTCATCTGCCTCTGACGAGCAGAGCCGCGGTATTGAGCAGGTGAGCCTGGCCGTTTCGCAGATGGATAGCGTGACGCAGCAAAACGCCGCGCTGGTGCAGGAGTCCGCCACGGCGGCTGCGGCACTGGAAGATCAGTCCGAGCAGCTGCGCCAGGCGGTAGCGGCGTTTCGCCTGAACGGCAAAGAAAAAGCGGTCGCCCCACGCCCGGCCAGTCTGAAAACGCCACAGCTGCTGCGCCCGGCAACTACAGCCGCCTCCACCGACAGCAACTGGGAAACGTTCTGAGTCTCAGGCGGGCGAGCATATCGCCCGCTAGCGGCTGCGCTTGGCGTGCCGCTCCCAGTTTTCCTGTTTTGCTTCATCGGATTTTCGCAGTGAAACATAGCATGCCCCGCTGCCGCCGTGATGCGGCAGCGCCACGCAGAAAGCCTGCACTTCCTCAAACTCGGTTAACCAGCGCGCCAGATAGCTGCGCACCACATTGGGATGCGAATTCTGCTCGCGCCCTTTCCCGTGAATGATAATCAGATTGCGTAACCCGTCTCGTCCGGCCTGGCGGATAAAAGAATAGAGCATCTGACGGCAGCGTTCCGCTGGCTGACGCAGGAGGTTTAAGCTGGCCTGGCGGGCGTATTTACCCGAGCGCAGCTTATCGATAACGCCCTGCTGTACCCCTTCGCGCTGGAACGCCAGCGGCTCCTCCAGGGGAAGCACGTCAAGAAAATCCAGCGTCAGGAAGTTATCCAGCTGTTCGCTATTCACCTCCCCGCGCGCCCGCGTATTGCGGCTGGGCTGCCAGTGAATATCCGCGCAGCGCTTCAGGGGCTGGACATCTTCCATGGCGTCAAGAAAAAATGATTTGTCGTCAGGGTTCATGGACATCCTCCGGCTACATCTGAGGACTGTACTATACCTGCGCCAGAGACCGGCCTCAATCACCGTTACAGGGCGATGCGTGGCAATATTATTAACCTGATGAATATATATAGTAATTATTAAATAAACTTAAATCAGACTTAACTAAAATTTCAGCAAAGGTAAAATACGTGATTTGTGTTAAAATTTCATTAAATCAATCACTCGCCTGCCTTTCATTTTTCGGGAAAAGTGTTATACCTAAATATACCTGCCCCATGGAAATAATACCCAGGATTGGCGAAAGGACGCACTGCTGTGTGTACTATAGGGTCTGTCTGATGTCGGGCAGATCCTGTTTTTTTAATAAGCATTTCACGCTCAGATTAATTTTCTCGCTTCCCTTCTGAATTGCGTAATTAATGATTCCGCCAGGGGCGTCTGCCGTGAATCACGGCGCTGAATTAAATAATAGGCCGCTTTAGGAAGCGATTCGACAACCGGCAGCATAACCAGACGGCGCGCCAGCAGCGGGTCACAGCCTAGCTCCTGCGGCAATATGCTTAAAAAATCACTTTGCGCGACCAGGCTAATACAGGAAGAAAAGGTTTCGCAAACCACACCAATTCGCGGTATTTGCGAACGATCGCTAAATACCTCTTCTAATTGCTTGTAATAGCTTCCCCGCGGCGTCGGCATTGTCCAGTTATAATGCAGAAGTTCATTAATAGACGTCGCCCCCATGGCCGGATGTCCATCCCGACAAAATACCGCAAACGGTTTTTCGAAGAGCTTTTCAAACGTAAATTCCTGGTCGTAAGGCCCCTGATAATAGGTGTTGATGGTGAAGTCCAGTTCGCCCTGGCGTAATTCATTGATCATCGACACCAGTTGCCCTTCCATAATCCGCACCTTGACCTGCGGATGCTGTGCATGGAAGCGGGTAATGACGGCGGGCATCAGCGTGCGTGAAACGCTGGCCCCCATTCCTATATTGATCTGCCCGGCCAGCTCCCCCTGCCGCTGACGGATGTCATCCTGCGCCGCACGCAGCTCTTCCAGAATCAACCTGGCGCGCTGGTAAAAGCCCTCGCCGCATTCGGTCAACGCGACGCCCTTACTCCTGCGCACGAAAAGCTGCGCCGCCATGCCCTCCTCCAGCTCTTTGATGGATTTGGTCAGCGCCGGCTGGGAAAGATTCAGCGTCCTGCTGGCACCGCGGATGCTGCCCTGACGCGCAACCTCAACAAACGCCCGGATTTGATGAAATTTAATCTGGAATGTCATAGCCCGACCGATAACCGTTGTTTATCAGAGTAAAGAAACTGTCATCTACTTTAATGGAAAGGGATGTGCGAGGGTAATTCCTGAACGGTTAAAACTGTGAAAAATCGGTTAGTGATAAGTAAAAACTATCACAGCGTGAAGCA contains:
- the umuC gene encoding translesion error-prone DNA polymerase V subunit UmuC; this encodes MFALVDVNSFYASCERVFRPDLEGKPIVVVSNNDGCIISLSREAKQFGIKMGEPYFKFKEKLYPSRVYVFSSNYALYADLSSRVMQTLTDLAPAIEIYSIDEAFVNVSGVSHCLSLEAFGHQMRTQVFKNTGLTVGVGIAPTKTLAKLANYAAKRWASTGGVVDLSGHERQRKLLAKVPVEEVWGVGRRITKKLNAMGITTALELAEASSWVIRKHFNVVLERTARELRGEPCLDLEEFTPTKQQIICSRSFGHRITQYEEMHQAICAYAERAAEKLRGEHQYCRFISVFVRTSPHADNEIYYGNQASVTLMTPTNDSRDIIRAATEALGRIWLDGYRYMKAGVMLADFFSSGVAQLNLFDDNRLRANSAALMAMMDSVNHSGKGKIWFAGQGIEKSWAMKREMLSPAYTTRYADLPVAK
- the umuD gene encoding translesion error-prone DNA polymerase V autoproteolytic subunit, yielding MDTLFSYQPKQIIELPLFLERVACGFPSPAQDYVEDRLDLNRLAVRHPSATYFIKVSGDSMIGAGIGDGDLLVVDRSLNAEHGDIVVASVAGEFTVKELQTRPVLRLLAHNARYQPITFQSEEELQIFGVVTHTLKTHKHVRAG
- a CDS encoding aldo/keto reductase family oxidoreductase, with the protein product MSSIDKSGTYALGTRTVKRLGYGAMQLAGPGVFGPPKDKQAALDVLREAVAAGVNHIDTSDFYGPHVTNQLIREALHPYRDDLTLVTKIGARRDDKGAWLPAFSAQELTQAVHDNLRNLQLDVLDVVNLRIMFSAHGPAEGSIAEPLSTLAELQQQGLVRHIGLSNVTATQVAEAQKMVPVVCVQNMYNIVNRGDDALVDLLAQQGIAYVPFFPLGGFTPLQSSGLKAVADSLGATPMQVALAWLLQRSPNILLIPGTSSVAHLRQNLAAGELRLPPEALETLNSLID
- the tcp gene encoding methyl-accepting chemotaxis citrate transducer; its protein translation is MLKNLHVITGIIFALTIFCLLQVVTGGLFYSAVSNDRHNFQNSGVLNAQQESLSDSVNTLVKTRVTVTRVAIRYLKNQRDPASLAAINKLLGTAADSLAKAEAYNKEWQKLPQVKGQEAALTDEMQKSWNQMHEVMRLSIEYLRADNYQAYGDLDAQQAQDEMEAVYNRWRAENNTLLKAATEENQSSFTQMQWTLAAILLAVIAVLVVIWQGLQHLLLKPLHSIMNHIRAIAGGDLTQDIAISGRNEMGQLATGLHEMQQSLVTTVSAVRGSTDSIYTGAGEIAAGSNDLSARTEQQAASLEETAASMEELTATVKQNSDNARQATLLAKNASETAARGGHVVDNVVRTMNEIADSSQQIAHITGVIDSIAFQTNILALNAAVEAARAGEQGRGFAVVAGEVRTLASRSAQAAKEIKGLIENSVSRVNTGSEQVSEAGTTMKEIVAAVTRVTDIMGEISSASDEQSRGIEQVSLAVSQMDSVTQQNAALVQESATAAAALEDQSEQLRQAVAAFRLNGKEKAVAPRPASLKTPQLLRPATTAASTDSNWETF
- the smrA gene encoding DNA endonuclease SmrA, producing MNPDDKSFFLDAMEDVQPLKRCADIHWQPSRNTRARGEVNSEQLDNFLTLDFLDVLPLEEPLAFQREGVQQGVIDKLRSGKYARQASLNLLRQPAERCRQMLYSFIRQAGRDGLRNLIIIHGKGREQNSHPNVVRSYLARWLTEFEEVQAFCVALPHHGGSGACYVSLRKSDEAKQENWERHAKRSR
- a CDS encoding LysR family transcriptional regulator — encoded protein: MTFQIKFHQIRAFVEVARQGSIRGASRTLNLSQPALTKSIKELEEGMAAQLFVRRSKGVALTECGEGFYQRARLILEELRAAQDDIRQRQGELAGQINIGMGASVSRTLMPAVITRFHAQHPQVKVRIMEGQLVSMINELRQGELDFTINTYYQGPYDQEFTFEKLFEKPFAVFCRDGHPAMGATSINELLHYNWTMPTPRGSYYKQLEEVFSDRSQIPRIGVVCETFSSCISLVAQSDFLSILPQELGCDPLLARRLVMLPVVESLPKAAYYLIQRRDSRQTPLAESLITQFRREARKLI